The Cryptococcus tetragattii IND107 chromosome 9, whole genome shotgun sequence nucleotide sequence GTTCCAAATATATGACgatgggatggaggtatGTAGTCTAGAGGAAGTGTTACCAACCGTCTAGATATGAAGATCGTAGATGAAACTCACGTTCCAGTATTAATCTTAAAGTATTTCGAAGTTCACCAATGGGATTAAACTCCCTGTCCGATGAGGGCACCATAAGAACAAATCTTGCATATGTTAGTATGATCACTGGTCTGTAGCCAGGAGACTCACTTCTCTCGGCAACCTTTGGCGGGGTAAAGCACTTCCACTGACGGTAGAAAGTCCCCATCTCTATCAAAGCCCTCTTGAGGAAAGACTGATAGGCAATTAGCATTGTACATAAATCCGCTCAAATACTCACACGCTCTATATTTCCCCAAATTCTTgcttccatccccacctcctccgTTCGCCCATCCTTGCACGTTCCCTCTAACAACCTCATCGCATCCCACAAACCCTGCCCAGCCCCTTCCCCATTCACCTCGCATATCCACCTTATCCCAACAAAATACCCATCGGTCcacaacttcttctccaggTAGAGGCGGCATGTCAATTCCAGTCTCTTTTCGGGTAACTTTCGGTCGCTTGGGTTTAGGATCAAGAGCATCGTCGCTTGATTCCGATCCACTTGAGGACTCAGACTCGACCACTTGGACTTTCGGGGTTTTTCGCTTCATCCTTCCAGGACTAGATGACGATGCAGGAGTGCGAGGTGTGGCCGGGGGCTTGATACGCTCATCTTGCTTCACTTTCGCGGTACTGTTTGAGGAAAGGTTTGGTCCTTGTTTCGATATGCTTTTTGCTGATGCTGACCTCGACGCCCCTTCGAGAGAATCATGCGAGTGTCTGGGGGTTACATTCGAGGATTTTGACGGCCCAGCTATAGATCCTGAAGACTGCTGGCGGGTCGGAGCTTGCTTTTTGACGGCAATGCTGCCGATCATGACGGTCGAAGCTGGTAACTTGGACTCTTCGCCGAAAAACGAGAACATGACTGGTCGTGGCTTTTGGCGGCCTTTTATGACACTGAAGATTCTCGTGCAGCAGTAGAGAATCTTATTCCAACACTAGTCTTCCGAACAAAAGAGCAGATGCTTGGAAGTGCGGACGGAATGCTCGAGCTGTCAACGAAAACAAAGCTGTTAAGGGCCGACCGCCGAAAAGTGGTCACTCGCCACCCATATTGAGATTATGTAATAAACATGTAATCAAAGGTGATTCAAATATTTTAATTTCGCTACTCCCGCAGTTAATCAACATTATTAGTTATCACCATTCTGTGAACATCAATGCATAGCTACAGTACTAATACTTACCTGCACCCCACCCTTCGCCTATTACAAAGGTTACCTTATtgccagaagaggagatttTCAGGATGGAGATTGAATATACATTCCCAGAAATGTTTTTCAAGCGCATAGATTCGAGACGGAAATACTAGTTCACGCAAAGCAAATAGCGACAAATACAACTTCGTTTCTGCAGCAAGATCTGAAAAGGAGGTTTGAACACCCTTACGCTGCCTATCGAGTGCCTCTGCTGCTGGCTCAAGTCCTTTATACATTTGCAGGGAGCGCCGTTCTTACCTCCCAAGAATACACATACAGTCGATTGTTGTTGATATTAGCACCCTTTACCTTCGTCACTGAGATGACTTAATTAAAAAACGAAACGAAATAAAGCTGACTTATTATTATATGGTCATTTTTACTGAATGACATACTCTCAAATCATTGTAACATTAATGCATGGCGATTGTTTCCACTCTGCGAATGACAAATAAAACTTTGCACTTTCGGGTTATGAACTCCTGACCATATGAAACATTACTACACTCGGGAATGCCCAAAATTTACTGACTTTCAGCTTGGCTAACCTTATCGTTCTCGAAAGAATCCATTAATGGTCGAAATGGTCTCTTGCTAACAAACAATTTGTTCTTGGTAACCCTTGTCATGGGCGAAATTCTCTTCGTACTTCCCCTCATTGCAAACTCAGAAGATGTGGTTGCGGTATATGATCCCATTTCACTTGTAATGGGCATCAATATACAAAGTTTCGGTGTTCCTTTTCGTGCAAACGATAAttgggaaaggggaaaagtTGTAGTAGgccagcaacaacaatgtTGACGATCGATGCGATATACGGTAGTGATCATCATGTGAGACGCCTGAGACGCCGTACAGGAAATGAATGCgttggatgatgaatgcCAGATGCCATCTCTCGTTcgctttctctcctctcggTCTCTTCGTCAGGCACGAGAAAAGCACCGAGATCAGTGAATAATCGCATCTGCATGGCGACTATATTGAACCTAAATTGCAGATAGACGACATTGCGGCAAGGAGtcaagatgatgttgagaGAGACCCAAGGGCATCTGCATGAATGGTATAACGAAAAACCAAAAACGAAGGCCCAGCGATATAATCGCCAGTTCTAGATGGCGAGAGCAACAACCTCCTCCTGATCTTCTGGTTATTATGCAACGGCGTTCCAGACAATTCTTGTCCCACATTTCTATCATACAGGAAAAGACACTAGTTATAGACGATTAGGAACCAATCGTCGCTACCGCCCCTCTTGTGCATGCTCGAACGAAGTGAGAAGTCTTACCCCTGTTACAATTACATAGCAGAGACAATCAGAATGTTACGATATCAACCACCGTTCGCGTTGGACCCAAACGCGACTTGCGGATTTCCGGGACGCATTCATCGGCAATAGCGTATCACCGACAGAAAGCGCCACACGAGAGAATGATAGACAATGCCGATGACTTGACACGCGTTTTCGGGATTATCACGCTCATGGTGTGTATGCCGTGGAAAAGGAGACTCCCTCAAAACCTCTTTTGGCTCATCCTTCAAGTTTTTTATTCTTCAAAAAACTCTTCGCCAAACATGTCTCACAGGAAGTACGAAGAGCCCCGACACGgttcccttgccttccgTATGCCTTACTAAGATAAATCTCTCAAATGGCCAGGCTAACAACGATACAGTTCCCAGGAAGCGTGCCGCCCGACACAGGGGTCGATGCAAGGCGTTCCCCAAGGTTAGTTGGGTTTCAGTTCAAGGATAATTTGGTGCTGGGGCGGACAGTGGATAGACGGGATagatgagggagaaggaagaacagaaacgaggaaaggaggatagAAGGTCTCGGAAGAAAGATGACAGGTGTTGACATTATTGAAATAGGACGACCCCAAGAAGCCCGTTCACCTCACCGCCGTCATGGGTTACAAGGCCGGTATGACTCACATTGTCCGTGACCTCGACCGACCCGGATCCAGTGCGTACCATCGTCAGACTGTCATCAAATTGTGATCTGACAAAAATTTACAGAGATGCACAAGAGGGAAGTTGTTGAGGCCGTTACCGTCATTGAGACCCCTCCTATGATCGTTGTCGGTGCCGTCGGTTACGTTGAGACCCCTCGAGGCTTGAGGTCTTTGACCACTGTTTGGGCTGAGCACCTCAGTGACGAGGTTAAGAGGCGATTCTACAAGTCAGTATTATCTTTGAAAATTCCCCGAAGCAGCTTTAACGAAGTTTGTAGGAACTGGTACCgatccaagaagaaggccttCACCAGGTACGCCAAGAAGCACTCTGAGAACTCTGGTGCTTCCGTTGCCCGAGAGCTCGAGCGAATCAAGAAGTACTGCACTGTTGTCCGAGTCCTCGCCCACACTCAGATCTCCAAGACTGGTTTgcaacagaagaaggctcaCCTTATGGAAATCCAGGTCAACGGTGGTTCCGTCGCCGACAAGGTTGACTTCGCCAGGTCTCACTTCGAAAAGACCGTTGAGGTTGGCTCCGTTTTCGAGCAGGACGAGTGCATTGACATCATTGGTGTCACCAAGGGTCACGGTTACGAGGGTGTTACCGCTCGATGGGGTACTACCCGTCTCCCCAGGAAGACGTGAGTTGTATCATCAATTTTATGAACATGACTGACCCACCCATAGCCACCGAGGTCTCCGAAAGGTCGCCTGTATCGGTGCTTGGCATCCTTCCAATGTCATGTTCTCCGTGGCTCGTGCCGGTCAGCGAGGTTACCACTCTCGTACTTCGATGAACCACAAGATCTACCGTATTGCCAACGGTGCTTCTGGTTCTTCGGGCTCTACTGAGTTTGACCTCACCAAGAAGGACATCACCCCCATGGGTGGTTTCGTTCGATACGGTGTTGTCAAGAACGACTTCGTCATGATCAAGGGCTCTTGCGTTGGTCCTGTTAAGCGAATCGTCACCCTCCGAAAGGCTCTCCGAACTCACACTTCTCGTGCCCACACCGAGAAGGTCAGCCTCAAGTTCATCGACACCTCCTCCAACTTCGGTCACGGTCGATTCCAGGATGCCGCTGAGAAGAACGCTTTCCTCGGTCAGCTCAAGATCAAGTCTGACGCTTAAGCTGGTTGAGAAAATAgagggatggatgggaaagaagcTGGGGTTGGGCCGGGATGTGGCCGACTGTACCATCATAAGCGGTTATGCATATCATATACCGTTGGGCTTTAGCATCTGTTCATTTCTTGGTTGCACCTTCAGTTATCCATTACATCTCACTGCTTTTGAGCTGCACTTTCAAACAACTGAATAGGGTTCTTGCGTAACAACTGATTTACAGAGAAGAACCCGATTAATATCCACTAATCTAACTCATGTCATTGATATGATATGCAAAGGATGCCTAAAACTTGCGCCAACTCTAATCACTTATATCCCCAGAACCTTGCCCCAGCCTGTTGACTCCCTTTGCAGCCCAGAAGGCTCTCCTCGCCTCACTTCCGATCcctctcttgctcctctttcgaccgttcttctcttcctcatcactgTCCGAATCTACCTGGATTGCaccttcccattcctttccAATTTCATCCTCGGACCCCAGATCACCGTCAGACTCGGCAAGGATCCGGCGGAgtgcttcttcatcagaatctatttcgtccttctcttcctcttcttctccatgcGGTAGGGGCGGTGTAGGGGGACGAGATGAATCGGACAGttggccttcttgaccGGGAAGGGGCGGGGTTGGGGGCCCGAAAGCGTCCTTGACCTTTGTCTTGCCTTTACCCTTGCCACCGGCATAACGAGATTCTTCTGGAGGATTTGAAAGaacctcaatctcatcctctgaAGGCTCACTGTCGCCCAGCGGtctttctccccttcttgaGGATTCAAACAGCTGAGGGATTTCGACAATCTCGTCTGAGTCGGTATCAGATATATCTTCTTGTGCGAGATGCGACGTCGAACGGGACTTGATTCTGGGTGGGGAGATGGCGACGGGATCGCTGTCAGAATCGTCAGAATCTGAGGAGGAATAGGACGTGTCGCTGtcactatcatcatcgtcggATCCAAGCTCGTCGTCCTCGACCATGATAGCGCCAACATCCTTTTTATTTCTCCTACTTGATTCGGCAGGTGGGGGCGGTGAGGAGGCGCCACGTCCATGGTCATTAACAGAGGGAACGGAGATAACAGGGGGTGGGCGGTA carries:
- a CDS encoding 60S ribosomal protein uL3 — its product is MSHRKYEEPRHGSLAFLPRKRAARHRGRCKAFPKDDPKKPVHLTAVMGYKAGMTHIVRDLDRPGSKMHKREVVEAVTVIETPPMIVVGAVGYVETPRGLRSLTTVWAEHLSDEVKRRFYKNWYRSKKKAFTRYAKKHSENSGASVARELERIKKYCTVVRVLAHTQISKTGLQQKKAHLMEIQVNGGSVADKVDFARSHFEKTVEVGSVFEQDECIDIIGVTKGHGYEGVTARWGTTRLPRKTHRGLRKVACIGAWHPSNVMFSVARAGQRGYHSRTSMNHKIYRIANGASGSSGSTEFDLTKKDITPMGGFVRYGVVKNDFVMIKGSCVGPVKRIVTLRKALRTHTSRAHTEKVSLKFIDTSSNFGHGRFQDAAEKNAFLGQLKIKSDA